A single window of Lysobacter oculi DNA harbors:
- a CDS encoding MBL fold metallo-hydrolase RNA specificity domain-containing protein: MRVHFHGAAGMVTGSMHLIEAAGRQVLLDCGMIQGTPEAEALNQADFPFDPATLDALVISHAHIDHIGRVPLLVKRGFRGPIWAQAATAELLPIMLLDSASLQESEAERFNRKRGANVPEMQPLYTREDVEATLAQVRTLPYHARTEILPGVEIHYRDAGHILGSCITDLHADGRTLVFSGDLGPKGTPILRDPESGGRADLVLMESTYGNRNHRDRAETIRELGGILDEAWREKGNVLIPAFAVGRTQELLYWFARHWDAWEMSRWRIFIDSPMASKVVQVYDRHHDLFDAEAQAVWRGTPNPFRLPNLHVTESAEESMAINRIEGGAIVIAGNGMASGGRILHHLKHNLGRRQAHVVFVGYQAEGTLGRRLVEGAKWVRIHGRDYRVNAQRHTVGGLSAHTDQNGLLEWYGGFAPSPPLVLVHGEDIAREALAGEVQERFGVQAALARPGMTLEV, encoded by the coding sequence ATGCGAGTGCATTTCCACGGCGCGGCGGGAATGGTGACCGGCTCCATGCATCTGATCGAGGCGGCCGGCCGGCAGGTCCTGCTGGACTGCGGGATGATCCAGGGCACGCCCGAGGCCGAGGCGCTGAACCAGGCTGATTTCCCCTTCGACCCCGCCACGCTGGACGCACTGGTGATCTCGCACGCGCACATCGACCACATCGGCCGGGTGCCGCTGCTGGTCAAGCGCGGCTTCCGCGGGCCGATCTGGGCGCAGGCCGCCACCGCCGAACTGCTGCCGATCATGCTGCTGGACTCCGCGTCCCTGCAGGAATCCGAGGCCGAGCGCTTCAACCGCAAGCGCGGCGCGAACGTGCCGGAGATGCAGCCGCTCTACACCCGCGAGGATGTCGAGGCGACGCTGGCGCAGGTCCGCACGCTGCCCTACCACGCGCGCACGGAAATCCTGCCGGGCGTGGAGATCCACTACCGCGATGCCGGCCACATCCTCGGCTCCTGCATCACCGACCTGCATGCCGATGGCCGGACGCTGGTGTTCTCCGGCGACCTGGGGCCGAAGGGCACGCCGATCCTGCGCGACCCGGAAAGCGGCGGCCGCGCCGACCTGGTCCTGATGGAATCGACCTACGGCAACCGCAACCACCGCGACCGCGCCGAGACCATCCGCGAGCTCGGCGGCATCCTCGACGAGGCCTGGCGGGAAAAGGGCAACGTGCTGATCCCGGCGTTCGCGGTCGGGCGCACGCAGGAGCTGCTGTACTGGTTCGCGCGGCATTGGGACGCGTGGGAGATGTCGCGCTGGCGGATCTTCATCGACAGCCCGATGGCGTCGAAGGTGGTGCAGGTCTATGACCGCCACCACGACCTGTTCGATGCCGAGGCGCAGGCGGTCTGGCGCGGCACGCCCAACCCGTTCCGCCTGCCCAATCTGCACGTCACCGAGTCGGCCGAGGAATCGATGGCGATCAACCGCATCGAGGGCGGCGCGATCGTCATCGCCGGCAACGGCATGGCCAGCGGCGGCCGCATCCTCCACCACCTCAAGCACAACCTCGGGCGGCGCCAGGCGCACGTGGTCTTCGTCGGCTACCAGGCCGAAGGCACGCTCGGGCGGCGGCTGGTGGAGGGCGCGAAGTGGGTCCGCATCCACGGTCGCGACTATCGCGTCAACGCGCAGCGCCACACGGTCGGCGGGCTGTCCGCGCACACCGACCAGAACGGCCTGCTCGAGTGGTATGGCGGCTTCGCGCCCAGCCCGCCGCTGGTGCTGGTGCATGGCGAGGACATCGCCCGCGAGGCGCTGGCCGGCGAGGTGCAGGAACGCTTCGGCGTGCAGGCGGCGCTGGCGCGTCCGGGCATGACGCTGGAGGTGTGA
- a CDS encoding M13 family metallopeptidase, with the protein MTALPRLTLALAVAAALTGCPEKDAAGTQAAATTDAQPAADAGYKIDDSKLPPMNSFKAADIDTAGNACTDFGSYINKNWLAANPIPGDRTSWGAFEMLNERSIAVQHQLAEQAAAKTGATGIDKLIGDMYATGMDQAKIDAQGIKPLESRLADIDKLTDAASIAEYLRQSYAKGEGTLFGFGPNADFKDSNTNIAYAAQGGLGLPDKGYYFDADKKAKLEAYQQHVAKVLELSGTPAADAARQAADVVKFETRLAKVSKSSEELSRDVSLYYNPVSVADADKLTPNFPWSKFFESQGLAQPAMFSLAIPAFHEEVSKMIADVPADQWKSYLRFHTVDGAAPYLSDAFVQENFNFYGKAMRGQKEIKDRWKRVLGTIEDQAGEAFGQMYVKVAFPAESKARMEQLVKNLHEAFAARIDNLSWMSAETKAKAQEKLKTFTPKIGYPDKWRDWAGLSTSRDSYIGNVLAANEFNYKWNLSKIGKPVDRTEWGMSPQTVNAYYNPQMNEIVFPAAILQPPFFDGKADDAVNYGGIGAVIGHEMTHGFDDQGSRFGPNGNFENWWTEADANGFKALTNKLVQQFDQYEAAPGKHVNGKLTLGENIADLGGLAIAYDAYQRALGGKVPSAIDSLSGDQRFFANWATVWRRNFTPDELSVRLTTDPHAPANFRAIGAPSNMPAFAKAWNCKTGDAMVRDGDKQVLIW; encoded by the coding sequence ATGACCGCACTTCCCCGCCTCACCCTCGCGCTGGCCGTGGCCGCCGCGCTGACCGGCTGCCCGGAAAAGGACGCCGCAGGCACCCAAGCCGCCGCCACGACCGACGCGCAGCCCGCCGCCGACGCCGGCTACAAGATCGACGACAGCAAGCTGCCGCCGATGAACAGCTTCAAGGCCGCCGACATCGACACCGCCGGCAACGCCTGCACCGACTTCGGCAGCTACATCAACAAGAACTGGCTGGCCGCCAACCCGATCCCGGGCGACCGCACCAGCTGGGGCGCGTTCGAGATGCTCAACGAGCGCTCCATCGCCGTGCAGCACCAGCTGGCCGAGCAGGCCGCCGCCAAGACCGGCGCCACCGGCATCGACAAGCTGATCGGCGACATGTACGCCACCGGCATGGACCAGGCCAAGATCGACGCTCAGGGCATCAAGCCGCTGGAATCGCGCCTGGCCGACATCGACAAGCTGACCGACGCCGCCTCGATCGCCGAGTACCTGCGCCAGTCCTACGCCAAGGGCGAAGGCACGCTGTTCGGCTTCGGCCCGAACGCGGACTTCAAGGACTCCAACACCAACATCGCCTACGCCGCGCAGGGCGGCCTGGGCCTGCCCGACAAGGGCTACTACTTCGACGCCGACAAGAAGGCCAAGCTCGAGGCCTACCAGCAGCACGTCGCCAAGGTGCTGGAACTGTCCGGCACGCCGGCCGCCGATGCCGCCAGGCAGGCCGCCGACGTGGTGAAGTTCGAGACCCGCTTGGCCAAGGTGTCGAAGTCGAGCGAGGAGCTCTCGCGCGACGTCTCGCTGTACTACAACCCGGTCAGCGTGGCCGATGCCGACAAGCTGACGCCCAACTTCCCGTGGTCGAAGTTCTTCGAATCGCAGGGCCTGGCCCAGCCGGCGATGTTCTCGCTGGCCATCCCGGCCTTCCACGAGGAAGTGTCGAAGATGATCGCCGACGTCCCCGCCGACCAGTGGAAGAGCTACCTGCGCTTCCATACCGTCGATGGCGCCGCACCCTACCTGTCCGATGCCTTCGTGCAGGAGAACTTCAACTTCTACGGCAAGGCGATGCGTGGCCAGAAGGAGATCAAGGACCGCTGGAAGCGCGTGCTCGGCACCATCGAGGACCAGGCCGGCGAAGCGTTCGGCCAGATGTACGTCAAGGTCGCCTTCCCGGCCGAGTCCAAGGCGCGCATGGAACAGCTGGTGAAGAACCTGCACGAGGCCTTCGCCGCGCGCATCGACAACCTGAGCTGGATGTCGGCCGAGACCAAGGCCAAGGCGCAGGAGAAGCTGAAGACCTTCACGCCGAAGATCGGCTACCCGGACAAGTGGCGTGACTGGGCCGGCCTGTCCACCAGCCGCGACAGCTACATCGGCAACGTACTGGCCGCCAACGAATTCAACTACAAGTGGAACCTGTCGAAGATCGGCAAGCCGGTCGACCGCACCGAGTGGGGCATGAGCCCGCAGACGGTCAACGCCTACTACAACCCGCAGATGAACGAGATCGTCTTCCCGGCCGCGATCCTGCAGCCGCCGTTCTTCGACGGCAAGGCGGATGACGCGGTGAACTACGGCGGCATCGGCGCGGTGATCGGGCACGAGATGACCCACGGCTTCGACGACCAGGGCAGCCGCTTCGGGCCCAACGGCAACTTCGAGAACTGGTGGACCGAGGCCGACGCCAACGGCTTCAAGGCGCTCACCAACAAGCTGGTGCAGCAGTTCGACCAGTACGAGGCCGCACCGGGCAAGCACGTCAACGGCAAACTGACCCTGGGCGAGAACATCGCCGACCTGGGTGGCCTGGCCATCGCCTACGACGCCTACCAGCGCGCGCTGGGCGGCAAGGTGCCGAGCGCGATCGACAGCCTGTCCGGCGACCAGCGCTTCTTCGCCAACTGGGCCACGGTGTGGCGCCGCAACTTCACCCCGGACGAACTGTCCGTGCGCCTGACCACCGACCCGCACGCCCCGGCCAACTTCCGCGCCATCGGCGCGCCGAGCAACATGCCGGCGTTCGCCAAGGCCTGGAACTGCAAGACCGGCGATGCCATGGTCCGTGACGGCGACAAGCAGGTGCTGATCTGGTAA
- a CDS encoding DUF1801 domain-containing protein — MAEPKTKPTSQSLADFLAGQPDARRRDCEAIDAMMREASGEPAVMWGAIVGYGRYLAPRADGSAYEWPMIGFSPRKQALVLYLMADFEQQAALLSKVGKHTTSKACLYIKRLSDVDAGVLRQMIERSVAAMEPRRIR, encoded by the coding sequence ATGGCCGAGCCGAAGACGAAGCCGACATCGCAATCCCTCGCGGATTTCCTCGCCGGGCAGCCGGACGCGCGACGCAGGGACTGCGAGGCGATCGACGCGATGATGCGCGAAGCCAGCGGCGAGCCGGCGGTGATGTGGGGCGCGATCGTCGGCTATGGCCGCTACCTCGCGCCGCGTGCCGATGGCAGCGCCTACGAATGGCCGATGATCGGCTTCTCGCCGCGCAAGCAGGCGCTGGTGCTGTATCTCATGGCCGATTTCGAGCAGCAGGCCGCGCTGTTGTCGAAGGTCGGCAAGCACACCACCAGCAAGGCCTGTCTCTACATCAAGCGCCTGTCGGATGTGGATGCCGGCGTGCTGCGGCAGATGATCGAGCGCAGCGTGGCGGCGATGGAGCCCCGGCGCATCCGCTGA
- a CDS encoding rhomboid family intramembrane serine protease, whose protein sequence is MFNRLPPVTRGLLIANVAVFLLQWALGEAATAPFMLWPLGDAGAMSFLPWQLLSYGFMHGGFFHLFFNMLVLFMFGAPLEHVWGPRRFLQFYLACIVGAGLCQLAVGSWMVGNGAGAYPTVGASGGVLGLVLGYGLLFPQQKVMIFPIPFFIPARIAVVLIGVFALFAGATGAMPDIAHFAHLGGMLTGWLMIRYWRGQPPFGGGGGGGGRKRHLRSV, encoded by the coding sequence ATGTTCAACCGACTTCCCCCCGTCACCCGCGGCCTGCTGATCGCCAACGTCGCCGTATTCCTGCTGCAGTGGGCGCTAGGCGAGGCGGCCACCGCTCCGTTCATGCTCTGGCCGCTCGGCGATGCCGGCGCCATGTCGTTCCTGCCCTGGCAGCTGCTGAGTTACGGCTTCATGCACGGCGGCTTCTTCCACCTGTTCTTCAACATGCTGGTGCTCTTCATGTTCGGCGCGCCGCTGGAGCATGTCTGGGGCCCGCGCCGTTTCCTGCAGTTCTACCTGGCCTGCATCGTCGGGGCCGGGCTGTGCCAGTTGGCGGTGGGCAGCTGGATGGTGGGCAATGGCGCCGGCGCCTACCCGACGGTCGGTGCTTCCGGTGGCGTGCTCGGGCTGGTGCTGGGCTACGGGCTGCTGTTCCCGCAGCAGAAGGTGATGATCTTCCCGATCCCGTTCTTCATCCCGGCGCGGATCGCGGTGGTGCTGATCGGCGTGTTCGCGCTGTTTGCCGGCGCCACCGGCGCGATGCCCGACATCGCCCACTTCGCCCACCTGGGCGGGATGCTCACCGGCTGGCTGATGATCCGTTACTGGCGCGGGCAACCGCCGTTCGGTGGCGGCGGTGGCGGTGGCGGGCGCAAGCGGCACCTGCGCAGCGTCTGA
- a CDS encoding MGMT family protein, with product MKTPAERHRDAILRAVRAIPRGQVAGYGEVARRAGLPGRARLAAKVLSGNEDAKLPWHRVLRSDGRIAFPMGSPEHDEQVQRLRAEGVIVEGGRVRGQRPAADLDTLVWGPPD from the coding sequence ATGAAGACGCCGGCCGAGCGCCATCGCGATGCCATTTTGCGTGCCGTGCGGGCGATCCCGCGTGGGCAGGTGGCGGGGTATGGCGAAGTGGCACGCCGGGCGGGACTGCCCGGACGGGCCCGGCTCGCGGCGAAGGTGTTGTCGGGCAACGAGGACGCGAAGCTGCCCTGGCATCGCGTGTTGCGCAGCGATGGCCGCATCGCGTTCCCGATGGGCTCGCCCGAACACGACGAACAGGTGCAGCGCCTGCGTGCCGAAGGCGTGATCGTGGAAGGCGGCAGGGTGCGCGGGCAACGCCCGGCGGCCGACCTCGATACCCTGGTCTGGGGCCCGCCGGACTGA
- a CDS encoding M13-type metalloendopeptidase, translating into MSRATPLALALLVALAATATAPDALAAKKKAAAKKTKAPAVSADCSDFYAASNKAWLAANPAPAGISGISALGQLNARAEQQQRDLLDAAMQAPQNNVQKLLGDFWASGLDEAAVEADAANPIAPLLTRINGIRRAKDVPAAIAALHQVGIPVAFNFGADIDLNDLNRHIGYFSQGGTALPDPAFYTRQDADNVVVMSRYRNYIGKILTLTGTPANKLAAETQSVLDMEGRIAQASRPLASLRDPRGNYAPVPVAELKKQYRNLQLAEFLQAQGVTDDVVSIANPQLFQQLDALIGGVKADEWKTYLRYETGVAMAPYLSKSFRDADFEFRGQVLRGLQAPQPRWKQTLDAINLAAGPMLGREYAARYLPAANRARAESVASEIRDALAAGIDANTWMSPAAKTEAKAKLARTRIEVGTPKRDLDYTIQPMGRGSFGSNMLIASTWRHREEMRRIGRNNAERRWDVLPQQPALAYDLAQNRLIVTAAVLQAPVLDMARDSAAHYGSYGALVGHELTHAVDARGRMVDAAGNLRDWWTPGDVAAWEGLLARTGSQFDGLPYPMLSGVKVNGRLVRDQALGDFSGLQLAENALLKAQSAASDSSRKALYEGWSNLWAQQLNAEAATFLSTTASQPPGQWRANAALANQPGFATTYKCKVPGPMATPEANRIRVW; encoded by the coding sequence ATGTCCCGAGCCACGCCGCTTGCCCTCGCCCTGCTGGTCGCCCTTGCCGCCACCGCAACCGCCCCCGACGCCTTGGCCGCCAAGAAGAAGGCGGCAGCGAAGAAGACCAAGGCCCCGGCCGTCAGCGCCGACTGCAGCGACTTCTACGCCGCCAGCAACAAGGCATGGCTGGCCGCCAACCCGGCCCCGGCGGGCATCAGCGGCATCAGCGCGCTCGGCCAGCTCAACGCCCGCGCCGAACAGCAGCAGCGCGACCTGCTGGACGCCGCCATGCAGGCGCCGCAGAACAACGTGCAGAAACTCCTCGGCGACTTCTGGGCCAGCGGTCTGGACGAGGCCGCGGTGGAAGCCGACGCCGCCAACCCCATCGCGCCGCTGCTGACCCGCATCAACGGCATCCGTCGCGCCAAGGACGTGCCGGCCGCGATCGCCGCGCTGCACCAGGTCGGCATCCCGGTGGCGTTCAACTTCGGCGCCGACATCGACCTCAACGACCTCAACCGCCACATCGGCTACTTCAGCCAGGGCGGCACCGCACTGCCGGATCCGGCCTTCTACACCCGCCAGGACGCCGACAACGTGGTGGTGATGTCGCGCTACCGCAACTACATCGGCAAGATCCTCACCCTGACCGGCACCCCGGCCAACAAGCTGGCGGCGGAAACCCAATCCGTGCTGGACATGGAAGGCCGCATCGCCCAGGCCTCGCGCCCGCTGGCGTCGCTGCGTGATCCGCGCGGCAACTACGCGCCGGTGCCGGTGGCCGAGCTCAAGAAGCAGTACCGCAACCTGCAGCTGGCCGAATTCCTGCAGGCGCAGGGCGTAACCGACGACGTGGTCTCGATCGCCAACCCGCAGCTGTTCCAGCAGCTCGACGCGCTGATCGGCGGGGTCAAGGCCGACGAGTGGAAGACCTACCTGCGCTACGAGACCGGCGTGGCGATGGCGCCCTACCTGTCGAAGAGTTTCCGCGACGCCGACTTCGAGTTCCGTGGCCAGGTGCTGCGCGGGCTGCAGGCGCCGCAGCCGCGCTGGAAGCAGACGCTCGACGCGATCAACCTGGCCGCCGGCCCGATGCTCGGCCGCGAATACGCCGCGCGCTACCTGCCCGCCGCCAACCGCGCCCGCGCCGAATCGGTCGCCAGCGAGATCCGCGACGCGCTGGCCGCCGGCATCGACGCCAACACGTGGATGAGCCCGGCCGCCAAGACCGAGGCCAAGGCCAAGCTGGCCAGGACCCGCATCGAAGTCGGCACACCCAAGCGCGACCTCGACTACACCATCCAGCCGATGGGCCGTGGCAGCTTCGGCAGCAACATGCTGATCGCCTCCACCTGGCGCCACCGCGAGGAGATGCGCCGGATCGGCCGCAACAATGCTGAGCGCCGCTGGGACGTCCTGCCGCAGCAGCCGGCATTGGCCTACGACCTGGCCCAGAACCGCCTGATCGTCACCGCCGCCGTGCTGCAGGCGCCGGTGCTGGACATGGCCCGCGACAGCGCCGCGCATTACGGCAGCTACGGCGCGCTGGTCGGCCACGAACTCACCCATGCCGTTGATGCGCGCGGCCGCATGGTCGATGCCGCCGGCAACCTGCGCGACTGGTGGACGCCGGGCGATGTCGCCGCCTGGGAAGGCCTGCTGGCCCGCACCGGCAGCCAGTTCGACGGCCTGCCCTACCCGATGCTCAGCGGCGTCAAGGTCAACGGCCGGCTGGTCCGCGACCAGGCACTGGGCGATTTCTCCGGCCTGCAGCTGGCCGAGAACGCCCTGCTCAAGGCCCAGTCCGCCGCCAGCGACAGCAGCCGCAAAGCCCTCTACGAAGGCTGGTCAAACCTGTGGGCGCAGCAGTTGAATGCCGAGGCCGCGACCTTCCTGTCCACCACCGCCAGCCAGCCGCCGGGCCAGTGGCGCGCCAATGCCGCGCTGGCCAACCAGCCCGGCTTTGCCACCACCTACAAGTGCAAGGTGCCGGGCCCGATGGCCACGCCGGAAGCCAACCGCATCCGCGTCTGGTAA
- a CDS encoding inorganic phosphate transporter — MLTLVLLVIITALVFEFINGFHDTANSIATVVATKVLSPGQAVMLAAAMNLVGAFAGTAVAKTIASGLVDMEVVNVTSQVILCALTGAIVWNLITWWFGLPSSSSHALIGGLCGAALSASHNDWAALVWSQTGEGGWTHNKGLLWKVVVPMVSSPIAGFTLGVLILTLLYLIIAGMTRAGGPLRRLARPRWVNAFFGKAQIVSAAYMGFAHGKQDAQKTMGIIALALFGAQQAGTLNDLPAWLAFLHPGGGKDDIDSWIIATCALVMAAGTATGGWRIIKTMGHKLVKLQPIDGFAAESASATILVVAAQLGMPVSTTHSISTAIMGVGFAKNPRALKITVIERIIWAWILTIPAAGGVGYVLFRIIEAMGWA, encoded by the coding sequence ATGCTCACCCTTGTCCTGCTGGTGATCATCACCGCGCTGGTCTTCGAGTTCATCAACGGCTTCCACGACACGGCCAACTCCATCGCCACCGTGGTCGCGACCAAGGTGCTGAGCCCCGGCCAGGCGGTGATGCTGGCGGCGGCGATGAACCTGGTCGGCGCCTTCGCCGGCACCGCGGTGGCCAAGACCATCGCCAGCGGGCTGGTCGACATGGAGGTGGTCAACGTCACCTCGCAGGTGATCCTGTGCGCGCTGACCGGCGCGATCGTCTGGAACCTGATCACCTGGTGGTTCGGGCTGCCGTCGTCGTCGTCGCACGCGCTGATCGGCGGGCTGTGCGGCGCGGCGCTGTCGGCCTCGCACAACGACTGGGCCGCGCTGGTCTGGTCGCAGACCGGGGAAGGCGGCTGGACCCACAACAAGGGCCTGCTCTGGAAGGTGGTGGTGCCGATGGTGTCCTCGCCGATCGCGGGGTTCACCCTGGGCGTCCTCATCCTCACCTTGCTGTACCTGATCATCGCCGGAATGACGCGGGCGGGCGGGCCGTTGCGCCGGCTGGCGCGACCACGCTGGGTGAACGCGTTCTTCGGCAAGGCGCAGATCGTATCGGCGGCCTACATGGGCTTCGCGCATGGCAAGCAGGATGCGCAGAAGACGATGGGCATCATCGCGCTGGCGCTGTTCGGCGCGCAGCAGGCCGGCACGCTGAACGATCTGCCGGCGTGGCTGGCCTTCCTGCATCCGGGCGGCGGCAAGGACGACATCGACAGCTGGATCATCGCCACCTGCGCGCTGGTCATGGCGGCAGGCACCGCGACCGGCGGCTGGCGCATCATCAAGACCATGGGCCACAAGCTGGTCAAGCTGCAGCCGATCGACGGTTTCGCCGCCGAAAGTGCTTCCGCCACCATCCTGGTGGTCGCCGCGCAGCTGGGCATGCCGGTCTCGACCACCCACAGCATCTCCACCGCGATCATGGGCGTGGGCTTCGCCAAGAACCCGCGCGCGCTCAAGATCACCGTGATCGAGCGCATCATCTGGGCATGGATATTGACCATCCCGGCGGCCGGCGGCGTGGGCTACGTGCTGTTCCGCATCATCGAGGCGATGGGCTGGGCCTGA
- a CDS encoding ABC transporter ATP-binding protein, protein MIKLDNLTKTYANGVRALDGISLDIPRGMFGLLGPNGAGKSSLMRTLATLQAPDSGSAAMEDGHGGSIDMLRDKEVVRRQLGYLPQDFGVYPKVSAEDLLEHFAVLKGLTARGERRETVESLLQQVNLWEARKRKLGTYSGGMRQRFGIAQALLGAPRLVIVDEPTAGLDPEERNRFLNLLAEIGENVAVILSTHIVEDVTDLCPTMAIMNRGQVLLTGRPADAIDALNQRIWKKRIDKTQLDAHKGRFNVLSTRLVAGMPVVHVYAEDRPDEGFEPVAPGLEDVYFLKLRQQQLAA, encoded by the coding sequence ATGATCAAGCTCGACAACCTCACCAAGACCTATGCCAACGGCGTGCGCGCGCTGGACGGCATCAGCCTCGACATCCCGCGCGGCATGTTTGGCCTGCTGGGACCCAACGGCGCCGGCAAGTCCTCGCTGATGCGCACGCTGGCCACGCTGCAGGCGCCCGACAGCGGCAGCGCGGCGATGGAGGACGGTCACGGCGGCAGCATCGACATGCTGCGCGACAAGGAGGTGGTGCGCCGGCAATTGGGCTACCTGCCGCAGGATTTCGGCGTGTACCCGAAGGTCAGCGCCGAAGACCTGCTGGAACATTTCGCGGTGCTCAAGGGCCTGACCGCGCGCGGCGAGCGCCGCGAAACGGTGGAGTCGCTGCTGCAGCAGGTGAACCTGTGGGAGGCGCGCAAGCGCAAGCTCGGTACCTATTCCGGCGGCATGCGCCAGCGCTTCGGCATCGCGCAGGCGCTGCTCGGTGCGCCGCGCCTGGTGATCGTGGACGAACCGACCGCCGGCCTCGACCCGGAGGAACGCAACCGCTTCCTCAACCTGCTGGCGGAGATCGGCGAGAACGTCGCGGTCATCCTCTCGACCCACATCGTCGAGGACGTCACCGACCTCTGCCCGACCATGGCCATCATGAATCGCGGGCAGGTGCTGCTGACCGGCCGCCCGGCCGACGCCATCGACGCGCTCAACCAGCGCATCTGGAAGAAGCGCATCGACAAGACCCAGCTGGACGCGCACAAGGGCCGCTTCAATGTGCTGTCGACGCGGCTGGTGGCCGGCATGCCGGTGGTGCACGTGTATGCCGAAGACCGGCCGGACGAAGGCTTCGAGCCGGTGGCGCCGGGGCTGGAGGATGTCTATTTCCTCAAGCTGCGCCAGCAGCAGCTGGCCGCCTGA
- a CDS encoding DUF47 domain-containing protein: MFSLQTIFGSGKQFFELLDEAAVAAHDSTKALYEMLKAPESFHALDAFKLARQRERIASDKISQALVDSFITPIEREDIESLGSALYKIPKQVERFADRFELAKHRLLDIDFAPRAAMLEQAAGVVVEMVHELRHMRLEPMSKLNERLRSIEMEADRLILELHREIYSGRMDAADMFLLKEFFEILEKAIDRCREAGVVAYQIVLKNS; this comes from the coding sequence ATGTTTTCTCTGCAAACGATCTTCGGTTCCGGCAAGCAGTTCTTCGAGTTGCTGGACGAGGCCGCGGTGGCCGCGCACGACAGCACCAAGGCGCTGTACGAGATGTTGAAGGCGCCGGAAAGCTTCCACGCGCTCGACGCCTTCAAGCTGGCCCGCCAGCGCGAGCGCATCGCCTCCGACAAGATCAGCCAGGCGCTGGTGGACAGCTTCATCACCCCGATCGAGCGCGAGGACATCGAGTCGCTGGGCAGCGCGCTGTACAAGATTCCCAAGCAGGTCGAGCGCTTCGCCGACCGTTTCGAGCTGGCCAAGCACCGCCTCCTCGACATCGACTTCGCGCCGCGCGCGGCGATGCTGGAACAGGCGGCCGGCGTGGTGGTGGAGATGGTCCACGAGCTGCGCCACATGCGCCTGGAACCGATGAGCAAGCTCAACGAGCGCCTGCGCTCGATCGAGATGGAAGCCGACCGGCTGATCCTTGAGCTGCACCGCGAGATCTATTCGGGGCGGATGGACGCGGCCGACATGTTCCTGCTGAAGGAGTTCTTCGAGATCCTGGAAAAGGCCATCGACCGCTGCCGCGAGGCGGGCGTGGTGGCCTACCAGATCGTCCTCAAGAACAGCTGA